Part of the Oscillatoria salina IIICB1 genome, ATAAAGCTCCGATAATACAGTAAATAGTCACTGCCCAACGCCACGCAGTCAGCATTAATTTTAAAGCGCTGCGAGGCATATCAGCAATTTCTTCATTAATATCCACCCAAAACCACAGAGAAATCGGAATCAAAATCCGAGCCGAAAAACTACTGAGAAAACCAATTTGCCACTGAGGAATCAGCAAATAAACTGTAATCATCAGTAGACTAGCAACACGCCAGTAAATAATTAACAAACGTACAATCGCATCAGAGCGACGGACTAACGCCCAAATTGTCAACCCAAGGGGAACAATAACCGTAAATAATACTGCCAAACGATAATCCATCCAAACCAGCG contains:
- a CDS encoding DUF3177 family protein — protein: MEEGLWFRSLVWMDYRLAVLFTVIVPLGLTIWALVRRSDAIVRLLIIYWRVASLLMITVYLLIPQWQIGFLSSFSARILIPISLWFWVDINEEIADMPRSALKLMLTAWRWAVTIYCIIGALFFIPFLPCGFSEGAVKTPFCLVWTEAPLVYKQIFHADSTPGFLGFIGMMGLIVYVVYFAYFVLIRLGKQGRIAMEQ